From the genome of Candidatus Methylomirabilota bacterium, one region includes:
- a CDS encoding MaoC/PaaZ C-terminal domain-containing protein, whose translation MDAFDALTVGRKVTVRKTVGESDVYLFAGISGDFSPNHVDEEYMRATRYGRRIAHGALLVGYMSRASTEICAGLGGTIVSYGYDRIRFPHAAFIGDTVTVEYEIVERKEAERKTFARVTCTNQRGEVVAAATHILKVVE comes from the coding sequence ATGGACGCATTCGACGCGCTCACGGTGGGTCGGAAGGTGACCGTGCGGAAGACGGTGGGGGAATCGGACGTCTACCTGTTCGCCGGCATCAGCGGCGACTTCTCGCCGAACCACGTCGACGAGGAGTACATGCGGGCCACCCGCTACGGGCGCCGGATCGCCCACGGCGCCCTGCTCGTCGGCTACATGTCGCGGGCATCCACGGAGATCTGCGCCGGGCTCGGCGGCACCATCGTCTCCTACGGCTACGACCGGATCCGCTTCCCCCACGCGGCTTTCATCGGCGACACGGTGACGGTAGAGTACGAGATCGTCGAGCGGAAGGAGGCCGAGCGGAAGACGTTCGCCCGCGTCACCTGCACCAACCAGCGCGGGGAGGTGGTGGCCGCCGCCACCCACATCCTCAAGGTGGTGGAGTGA
- a CDS encoding carbohydrate ABC transporter permease — protein MILPLVFPVAWMVLTALRPASGVFYVHRGTEFTLGNFAEALAKPEMKEAFVNSALIATLATVFSLAVTITSGYMLSRFSGAASNLWFGLIYLFRCIPYISWVIPLYLLTQWLGILDTYLGLLLPHIAIHICFFSWIMKGFFDGIEPEAEYAAYIDGCSRWGAFFRIAVPMATPGIVALFILSWLYTWNEFLFALILTGSRTTMLTVRMAQFVHETGIEWHLMSATAVMAIGPALIVTLFAQEYVVKGLKI, from the coding sequence GTGATACTGCCCCTGGTCTTCCCGGTGGCCTGGATGGTGCTGACGGCGCTCCGCCCGGCCTCCGGGGTCTTCTACGTCCACCGCGGCACGGAGTTCACGCTGGGCAACTTCGCCGAGGCGCTGGCCAAGCCGGAGATGAAGGAGGCCTTCGTCAACAGCGCGCTCATCGCGACGCTGGCCACGGTCTTCTCGCTGGCGGTCACCATCACCTCCGGCTACATGCTCTCCCGCTTTTCGGGCGCCGCCAGCAACCTCTGGTTCGGTCTCATCTACCTCTTCCGCTGCATCCCCTACATTTCCTGGGTCATCCCGCTCTACCTCCTCACCCAGTGGCTGGGCATCCTGGATACGTACCTGGGGCTGCTCCTGCCCCACATCGCGATCCACATCTGCTTCTTTTCCTGGATCATGAAGGGCTTCTTCGACGGGATCGAGCCCGAAGCCGAGTACGCGGCGTACATCGACGGCTGCTCGCGCTGGGGGGCCTTTTTCAGAATCGCGGTGCCCATGGCCACGCCGGGGATCGTGGCGCTGTTCATCCTGTCCTGGCTCTATACCTGGAACGAGTTCCTCTTCGCCCTGATCCTCACCGGCAGCCGGACCACGATGCTGACCGTCCGGATGGCCCAGTTCGTCCACGAGACGGGCATCGAGTGGCACCTGATGAGCGCCACCGCGGTCATGGCCATCGGCCCGGCCCTCATCGTCACGCTCTTCGCCCAGGAGTACGTCGTCAAGGGCCTGAAAATCTGA